The Streptomyces pactum genome contains a region encoding:
- a CDS encoding maleylpyruvate isomerase family mycothiol-dependent enzyme codes for MTTPADVHDVRDPEVPGRLLAVERDELVPLLRSRADGDFALPVAACPGWTVRDVLAHCSSALIRVVDNRFEDGVFSPSSNDRDIAERAGWTNARVVDELERGMTEAGPVIGRAGGALDAIALGEWVHAGDVRVALGEPGAYAGRGLPDALALLGTLTRDRGHVPLHADLDDVDEPLKLGEVSGERPPGRFIGDAATLVRLYAGRPVDDAARYELAGVTAAELNLFGG; via the coding sequence ATGACGACTCCTGCAGACGTGCACGACGTACGCGACCCCGAGGTGCCCGGACGGCTGCTGGCCGTGGAGCGGGACGAACTGGTCCCGCTGCTGCGCTCCCGGGCGGACGGGGACTTCGCGCTGCCGGTGGCCGCGTGTCCGGGCTGGACCGTGCGGGACGTGCTGGCGCACTGCTCCAGCGCGCTGATCCGGGTGGTGGACAACCGCTTCGAGGACGGTGTCTTCTCCCCCTCCTCCAACGACCGCGACATCGCCGAACGCGCCGGCTGGACCAACGCCCGGGTCGTGGACGAGCTGGAGCGCGGCATGACCGAGGCCGGCCCGGTGATCGGCCGCGCGGGCGGTGCCCTGGACGCGATCGCGCTGGGCGAGTGGGTGCACGCGGGTGATGTGCGGGTGGCTCTCGGTGAGCCGGGGGCCTACGCGGGGCGCGGGCTGCCGGACGCGCTGGCGCTGCTCGGCACGCTCACCCGCGACCGCGGCCACGTGCCGCTGCACGCCGACCTCGACGACGTGGACGAGCCCCTGAAGCTGGGCGAGGTGAGCGGGGAGCGGCCGCCGGGGCGGTTCATCGGGGACGCCGCCACCCTCGTACGGCTGTACGCGGGCCGGCCGGTGGACGACGCGGCCCGGTACGAGCTGGCCGGGGTGACGGCGGCGGAGCTGAACCTCTTCGGTGGCTGA
- a CDS encoding IS630 family transposase (programmed frameshift), producing MRYADGGGLTAAGRRRRESVRMQAAELFEQEIKPPEVARRLRVSLKSAYQWHQLWRDGGHEALASRGPSGSRCRLSPRCLEKLAAYLDEGPAAHGWVEDQVWTAARVATLIGRKFHVSYSVSGATRLMHRLGFSPQVPARRVAERDERAVTVWKEVTWAEVKEPGRPGGGYICFEDEAGFTRKPPRGRTWGRRGHTPVVTVSGRRSGRLSVAGLIAMRPGSRTRLCHRLRAHRAGRGKRRSMGERDFIALVDGVHQLLKAPIVLVWDRLNTHVSHAMRKLIAERAWLTVFLLPAYSPDLNPVEWVWAHIKRSLANLAVVALDRLEALVRNRLKRLQYRPGTLDGFIAGTGLTLDEPASP from the exons GTGAGATATGCGGATGGGGGCGGGCTGACCGCTGCGGGACGTCGGCGCCGGGAGTCGGTGCGGATGCAGGCGGCCGAGCTGTTCGAGCAGGAGATCAAGCCGCCGGAGGTGGCACGGCGACTGCGGGTGAGCCTGAAATCGGCCTACCAGTGGCACCAGCTGTGGCGGGACGGTGGTCATGAGGCTCTGGCCTCCCGCGGCCCGAGCGGATCCCGTTGCCGGCTGTCCCCGCGCTGTCTGGAGAAACTGGCTGCGTACCTCGATGAGGGCCCGGCCGCCCACGGCTGGGTGGAGGACCAGGTGTGGACCGCGGCGAGGGTGGCCACGCTGATCGGCCGGAAGTTCCACGTCTCCTACAGCGTCTCCGGTGCCACGAGGCTGATGCACCGGCTCGGCTTCAGCCCGCAGGTCCCCGCACGGCGGGTCGCCGAGCGCGACGAGAGGGCCGTCACCGTGTGGAAGGAGGTGACCTGGGCGGAGGTAAAAGAGCCCGGGCGGCCTG GCGGGGGCTACATCTGCTTCGAGGACGAAGCAGGGTTCACGCGGAAGCCGCCCCGGGGACGAACCTGGGGCCGGCGCGGGCACACCCCGGTCGTGACCGTCAGCGGGCGACGCTCGGGGCGGCTGTCGGTGGCCGGACTGATCGCCATGCGGCCCGGCTCCCGTACCCGGCTGTGCCACCGCCTGCGCGCCCACCGGGCGGGCAGAGGCAAACGCCGCAGCATGGGCGAGCGTGACTTCATCGCGCTCGTCGACGGCGTCCACCAGCTCCTCAAGGCACCTATCGTGCTGGTCTGGGACCGCCTCAACACCCACGTCTCTCACGCCATGCGCAAGTTGATCGCCGAGCGCGCATGGCTGACAGTGTTCCTGCTGCCCGCCTACTCACCCGACCTCAACCCCGTCGAATGGGTATGGGCACACATCAAACGCAGCCTGGCCAACCTCGCCGTCGTCGCGCTCGACCGGCTCGAAGCACTCGTCCGTAACCGACTCAAGCGCCTTCAGTACCGGCCCGGCACCCTCGACGGCTTCATAGCCGGCACCGGCCTGACTCTCGACGAACCTGCCTCACCCTGA
- a CDS encoding HelD family protein codes for MSTPVHDDPLSEERSHLAASRSALRAMREDVESLDITDVTANWVNAAVLGSQIEQRVKALADLSGTPLFFGRLDYLHAPGAEQAEGGEGERFYVGRRHVHDADGDPMVIDWRAPVSQPFYRASKKDPLDISLRRRFGYTGGDLTAYEDEHLSDPAEAAVTSKLLQQEIERPRVGPMRDIVATIQPEQDEIVRAGLTGSVCVQGGPGTGKTAVGLHRVAYLLYAHRERLARTGTLVIGPNKSFLHYIEQVLPALGELTVRQATVDDLVAHVEVRGADEATAAVIKGDARMAEVLRKALYSHVTPPTEGVVVVRGSRRWRVAAYEVEEIVRELLARDIRYGAAREALPQRIAHAVLVQMERAGEAPDDRVQNAVARNAAVKAAVKTVWPQVNPAQLVLRLLSDADFLAEHAEGVLTEDERKAVLWVKPPRSVRSATWSPADAVLIDEATDLIERTHSLGHVVLDEAQDLSPMQYRAVGRRCSTGSVTVLGDLAQGTTPWATRSWDEALAHLGKGEAVVEELTAGFRVPTDVIAYASRLLPHIAPGLTPVASIRESPGFFDIRGTGEGVSDVVSACRELLEREGSVGLIAADARAAELAEALGAAGIGFIGPGEETTGATRLTLVPASLAKGLEYDYVVLDEPQAVVDGEPDERTGLRRLYVALTRAVSGLIVTHGAELPPQLA; via the coding sequence TTGTCCACGCCCGTCCACGACGACCCCCTCTCCGAAGAGCGCTCCCACCTGGCCGCCTCCCGTTCCGCCCTGCGCGCCATGCGCGAGGACGTGGAGTCCCTCGACATCACCGACGTCACCGCGAACTGGGTCAACGCCGCGGTCCTGGGGAGCCAGATCGAGCAGCGCGTCAAGGCCCTGGCCGACCTCAGCGGGACCCCGCTGTTCTTCGGCCGGCTCGACTACCTGCACGCTCCTGGCGCGGAGCAGGCGGAGGGCGGGGAGGGGGAGCGCTTCTACGTGGGGCGGCGGCACGTGCACGACGCGGACGGTGACCCGATGGTGATCGACTGGCGGGCACCGGTCTCGCAGCCGTTCTACCGCGCGTCGAAGAAGGACCCGCTGGACATCTCGCTGCGCCGCCGCTTCGGTTACACCGGCGGGGACCTCACGGCCTACGAGGACGAGCACCTGTCCGACCCGGCCGAGGCGGCGGTCACCAGCAAGCTGCTCCAGCAGGAGATCGAGCGGCCCCGCGTCGGCCCGATGCGCGACATCGTGGCGACCATCCAGCCCGAGCAGGACGAGATCGTGCGCGCCGGGCTGACCGGTTCGGTCTGTGTGCAGGGCGGCCCCGGCACCGGGAAGACCGCCGTCGGCCTGCACCGGGTCGCCTACCTCCTCTACGCCCACCGCGAGCGCCTCGCCCGCACCGGCACCCTGGTCATCGGGCCGAACAAGTCCTTCCTGCACTACATCGAGCAAGTCCTGCCGGCCCTCGGCGAGCTGACGGTCCGCCAGGCCACCGTCGACGACCTGGTGGCACACGTCGAGGTGCGCGGCGCGGACGAGGCGACGGCGGCGGTGATCAAGGGGGACGCGCGGATGGCGGAGGTCCTGCGCAAGGCCCTCTACTCGCACGTCACCCCGCCCACCGAGGGCGTCGTCGTGGTGCGCGGCTCGCGCCGCTGGCGGGTGGCCGCGTACGAGGTGGAGGAGATCGTCCGCGAACTGCTCGCCCGCGACATCCGCTACGGCGCCGCCCGCGAGGCCCTCCCCCAGCGCATCGCGCACGCCGTGCTGGTGCAGATGGAGCGGGCCGGGGAGGCGCCGGACGACCGGGTGCAGAACGCGGTGGCGCGCAACGCGGCCGTGAAGGCGGCGGTGAAGACCGTCTGGCCGCAGGTGAACCCCGCGCAACTGGTCCTGCGCCTCCTGTCCGACGCGGACTTCCTCGCCGAGCACGCCGAGGGCGTCCTCACGGAGGACGAGCGGAAGGCGGTGCTGTGGGTGAAGCCGCCGCGCTCCGTGAGGTCCGCCACGTGGTCACCCGCCGACGCCGTGCTGATCGACGAGGCCACCGACCTGATCGAGCGCACCCACTCCCTCGGGCACGTGGTCCTCGACGAGGCGCAGGACCTCTCCCCGATGCAGTACCGCGCGGTGGGCCGGCGCTGCAGCACCGGCTCGGTGACGGTCCTCGGCGACCTGGCGCAGGGCACCACGCCGTGGGCGACCCGCAGTTGGGACGAGGCGCTGGCCCACCTGGGCAAGGGCGAGGCCGTGGTCGAGGAGCTGACGGCCGGTTTCCGCGTGCCGACGGACGTCATCGCGTACGCCTCCCGGCTGCTGCCGCACATCGCGCCGGGCCTGACGCCGGTGGCGTCCATCCGTGAGAGCCCGGGATTCTTCGACATCCGGGGGACCGGCGAGGGGGTGTCGGACGTGGTGTCCGCGTGCCGCGAGCTGCTGGAGCGCGAGGGCTCGGTCGGTCTGATCGCCGCCGACGCGCGGGCGGCGGAGCTGGCGGAGGCCCTCGGGGCGGCGGGGATCGGCTTCATCGGCCCGGGCGAGGAGACGACCGGCGCCACCCGCCTGACCCTGGTGCCGGCCTCGCTGGCCAAGGGCCTGGAGTACGACTACGTGGTCCTGGACGAGCCGCAGGCCGTGGTGGACGGCGAACCGGACGAACGGACGGGACTGCGGCGACTGTACGTGGCGCTGACCCGCGCGGTGTCGGGATTGATCGTGACCCACGGGGCCGAGCTGCCGCCGCAACTGGCGTAG
- a CDS encoding HD domain-containing protein — MADPDALRSRFARALDGVAAPAPGRPDPAPYADHLLARWQEPQRRYHTLAHLTAVLDHIDVLQEYADDADVVRLAAWFHDAVYLPERSENEERSARLAERALPEAGVPGEKTAEVARLVRLTVTHAPAGDDRDGQVLCDADLAVLASPPSVYAAYTAAVREEYHFVPNEAFREGRAAILRRLLGLPRLFHTPHGRREWEATARYNLTGELEMLSLGNGPAT; from the coding sequence ATGGCCGATCCCGACGCCCTGCGCTCCCGTTTCGCCCGCGCCCTGGACGGGGTCGCCGCGCCCGCCCCCGGCCGTCCCGATCCGGCGCCGTACGCCGACCACCTGCTCGCCCGCTGGCAGGAGCCCCAGCGGCGGTACCACACGCTCGCGCACCTCACCGCGGTGCTGGACCACATCGACGTACTGCAGGAGTACGCCGACGACGCCGACGTCGTACGACTCGCCGCCTGGTTCCACGACGCCGTCTACCTCCCCGAGCGCTCCGAGAACGAGGAGCGCTCGGCCCGCCTCGCCGAGCGCGCGCTGCCCGAGGCCGGGGTCCCGGGCGAGAAGACCGCCGAGGTGGCCCGGCTGGTCCGCCTCACCGTCACCCACGCCCCGGCCGGCGACGACCGGGACGGTCAGGTGCTGTGCGACGCGGACCTGGCCGTCCTCGCCTCGCCGCCGTCGGTGTACGCGGCGTACACGGCGGCCGTCCGCGAGGAGTACCACTTCGTGCCGAACGAGGCCTTCCGTGAGGGCCGGGCCGCGATCCTCCGCCGACTGCTCGGCCTGCCGCGGCTGTTCCACACCCCGCACGGGCGGCGCGAATGGGAGGCGACCGCCCGCTACAACCTCACCGGCGAGCTGGAAATGCTCTCGCTCGGCAACGGCCCGGCCACGTAG
- a CDS encoding HAD family hydrolase: MAYSTRPALTVGFDLDMTLIDSRPGIRACYLALTERTGTYVDADLAVTRLGPPLEEELANWFPADEIAATADLYREMYPTYAVAATPALPGAREAITAVRDAGGRAIVVTAKYEPNAKLHLAHLGIEPDAVIGDLWAEQKAVALREQGADVYVGDHLGDVRGARAAGAHSVAVASGPCSADELRAAGADVVLADLTRFPQWLAGYRDGDADGRAAERA, encoded by the coding sequence ATGGCCTACTCGACCCGTCCCGCGCTCACCGTCGGCTTCGATCTCGACATGACGCTGATCGACTCACGACCCGGCATCCGCGCCTGCTACCTGGCGCTGACCGAGCGGACGGGGACGTACGTCGACGCCGACCTGGCCGTCACACGGCTCGGGCCGCCGCTGGAGGAGGAGCTGGCCAACTGGTTCCCGGCCGACGAGATCGCGGCCACCGCCGACCTGTACCGCGAGATGTACCCGACGTACGCCGTCGCCGCCACGCCCGCGCTGCCCGGCGCCCGGGAGGCCATAACGGCCGTGCGCGACGCGGGCGGACGGGCGATCGTCGTCACCGCCAAGTACGAACCGAACGCCAAGCTGCACCTGGCCCACCTCGGCATCGAGCCGGACGCCGTGATCGGCGACCTGTGGGCCGAGCAGAAGGCCGTGGCGCTGCGCGAGCAGGGCGCGGACGTGTACGTCGGCGACCACCTCGGCGACGTACGCGGCGCACGCGCCGCCGGGGCCCACTCCGTGGCCGTGGCCAGCGGACCGTGCAGCGCCGACGAACTGCGCGCGGCCGGCGCCGACGTGGTCCTCGCCGACCTGACCCGGTTCCCGCAATGGCTCGCGGGCTACCGCGACGGCGACGCCGACGGACGGGCCGCGGAGCGCGCCTGA
- a CDS encoding TetR/AcrR family transcriptional regulator has translation MTDTRTKTPRERYRTQVRAEIKEHAWEQIAAAGASALSLNAIAKRMGMSGPALYRYFAGRDELITELVRDAYRSLADTFRTVAGAGAGADLAGLAHALRAWALDDPQRYFLVFGTPVPGYHAPDDVTEIASETMAVILDACAALPSDRPAAPFDAHIEGHREWAAGHPAAPAVLRRALTVWTRLHGVLSLELAGHFTGMAFDPARLYAAELDDLLER, from the coding sequence ATGACGGACACGCGCACGAAGACGCCGCGCGAGCGCTACCGCACGCAGGTGCGCGCCGAGATCAAGGAACACGCGTGGGAGCAGATCGCCGCGGCGGGCGCCTCCGCGCTCTCGCTCAACGCGATCGCCAAGCGGATGGGCATGAGCGGACCCGCGCTCTACCGGTACTTCGCCGGCCGCGACGAGCTGATCACCGAACTCGTCAGGGACGCCTACCGGAGCCTCGCCGACACCTTCCGGACGGTCGCCGGTGCCGGTGCCGGTGCCGACCTGGCCGGTCTGGCGCACGCCCTGCGGGCGTGGGCCCTCGACGACCCCCAGCGCTACTTCCTCGTCTTCGGCACCCCCGTCCCGGGCTACCACGCGCCCGACGACGTCACCGAGATCGCCTCCGAGACCATGGCGGTGATCCTCGACGCCTGCGCCGCGCTCCCCTCGGACCGGCCCGCGGCGCCGTTCGACGCGCACATCGAAGGCCACCGGGAGTGGGCGGCCGGCCACCCCGCCGCACCCGCCGTCCTCCGTCGCGCCCTGACCGTCTGGACCCGGCTGCACGGTGTCCTGTCCCTGGAACTCGCGGGCCACTTCACCGGCATGGCGTTCGACCCCGCACGGCTCTACGCCGCCGAACTGGACGACCTGCTGGAACGCTGA
- a CDS encoding helicase C-terminal domain-containing protein has product MSTEEKSAAPRSLAEALRVRDDVSLAALLRSRPDLVTPVPTDLTQLATRAGTRASVVRALERLDRFTLQTAEALAVAADPAPYDELLGLMAGDERDPVVAAAVPRAVALLREQALVWGADDRLRLVRTARELLAPSPQHPSPTGLGPTVREATAGMSPGRIQEILAAVGLPSTHDSVSAVSALGALFADRPRMAALLAGLPGESREVLDRLVWGPPYGQVTHDPATHLRRLLDGGLLLPTAPGTVVLPREVALHLRAGRAHRTPEPVPPPVEAAATHRPQIVDATAAGQALTALATVEELLKEWDEGGPAVLRAGGLSVRDLKRTAVALDVPEPVAAFWVELAYASGLIASDGEADERYAATPAYDEWRELPPAERWAGLAGTWLTATRTPGVVGGRDAKDRTLSALGPNLDRSAAPEVRHRVLALLAGLPEGASPTEESVLARLRWERPLRGPRRDGRDGQDDDLRTRLARWTLSEAELLGITGRGALAAPGRALIGAPESARPAKAPEAAEGPGDKLPVHHRTPPAPAPPSPAEHAAATARAARLLAPLFPEPLDHVLLQADLTAVAPGPLEPALADVLGVLADVESKGGATVYRFTPGSVRRALDAGQTAADLHAFLARHSRTPVPQPLTYLIDDVARRHGRLRVGAASAYVRCDDDATLDEILADKRAAGLGLRRLAPTVLAAQADPAALLEGLRGMGFAPAAESAAGDVLIARADARRTPPRAAPEPVPDGPPVPDDTLLTAAIRAVRAGDLAATAPRKPGAGSEAGDAPAAGGQLPRTAAAETLATMQAAVMTGEALWIGYVNAEGAASQRVIAPIRVEGGFVTAYDHTADEVRTYPLHRVTGVAELADDAT; this is encoded by the coding sequence ATGAGCACCGAGGAGAAGTCCGCGGCCCCCCGGTCCCTCGCGGAGGCGCTCCGCGTCAGGGACGACGTCTCGCTGGCCGCCCTCCTGCGCAGCCGTCCCGACCTCGTCACCCCCGTGCCCACGGATCTCACGCAGCTCGCCACCCGGGCCGGCACCCGCGCCTCGGTCGTACGGGCGCTGGAGCGGCTGGACCGGTTCACGCTCCAGACGGCGGAGGCGCTGGCGGTGGCGGCGGACCCGGCGCCGTACGACGAGCTGCTCGGGCTCATGGCCGGTGACGAGCGGGACCCCGTCGTCGCGGCGGCCGTGCCGCGGGCGGTCGCCCTGCTGCGCGAGCAGGCCCTGGTGTGGGGTGCCGACGACCGACTGCGGCTGGTGCGCACCGCCCGTGAGCTGCTCGCGCCGTCCCCGCAGCACCCGTCCCCGACGGGGCTCGGTCCCACCGTGCGGGAGGCGACGGCGGGCATGTCGCCGGGCCGGATCCAGGAGATCCTGGCCGCCGTCGGCCTGCCCTCGACCCACGACTCCGTCTCCGCCGTGTCGGCGCTCGGTGCCCTGTTCGCCGACCGGCCCCGGATGGCGGCGCTCCTCGCCGGCCTGCCCGGGGAGTCCCGCGAGGTGCTGGACCGGCTGGTGTGGGGCCCGCCGTACGGCCAGGTCACCCACGATCCGGCGACGCACCTGCGCCGGCTGCTGGACGGCGGCCTGCTGCTGCCGACCGCCCCCGGCACGGTCGTCCTGCCCCGCGAGGTCGCCCTGCACCTGCGCGCGGGCCGCGCGCACCGCACGCCCGAGCCGGTGCCGCCGCCGGTGGAGGCCGCCGCCACGCACCGTCCACAGATCGTGGACGCCACCGCGGCCGGGCAGGCCCTGACGGCGCTGGCGACCGTCGAGGAGCTCCTGAAGGAGTGGGACGAGGGCGGCCCGGCGGTGCTGCGGGCCGGCGGGCTGAGCGTGCGCGACCTGAAGCGGACGGCCGTCGCCCTGGACGTGCCCGAGCCGGTGGCCGCCTTCTGGGTCGAGCTGGCCTACGCGTCCGGACTGATCGCCTCCGACGGGGAGGCCGACGAGCGGTACGCGGCGACCCCGGCGTACGACGAGTGGCGGGAGCTGCCTCCCGCGGAGCGCTGGGCAGGGCTCGCCGGGACGTGGCTGACGGCCACCCGCACGCCGGGTGTGGTGGGCGGGCGGGACGCGAAGGACCGCACGCTCTCGGCGCTGGGCCCGAACCTGGACCGTTCGGCGGCGCCGGAGGTACGGCACCGGGTGCTGGCCCTGCTGGCGGGACTGCCCGAGGGCGCCTCGCCCACCGAGGAGTCGGTGCTGGCCCGGCTGCGCTGGGAGCGTCCGCTGCGCGGGCCCCGGCGGGACGGGCGGGACGGCCAGGACGACGACCTGCGTACGAGGCTCGCCCGGTGGACGCTCTCCGAGGCCGAGCTGCTGGGCATCACCGGGCGCGGCGCGCTGGCGGCGCCGGGGCGGGCGCTGATCGGGGCGCCCGAGTCGGCTCGTCCGGCAAAGGCACCCGAGGCCGCCGAGGGTCCCGGTGACAAACTCCCCGTCCACCACCGCACGCCGCCCGCCCCCGCTCCCCCGAGCCCCGCCGAGCACGCCGCCGCCACCGCGCGGGCCGCCCGGCTGCTGGCGCCGCTGTTCCCCGAGCCGCTGGACCACGTCCTGCTCCAGGCCGACCTGACGGCGGTGGCGCCGGGGCCGCTGGAGCCTGCGCTGGCCGACGTGCTCGGGGTGCTCGCGGACGTGGAGTCGAAGGGCGGGGCGACCGTCTACCGGTTCACGCCGGGCTCGGTGCGCCGCGCGCTGGACGCCGGGCAGACCGCCGCCGACCTGCACGCCTTCCTCGCCCGGCACTCCCGCACGCCGGTGCCGCAGCCGCTCACGTACCTGATCGACGACGTGGCCCGGCGGCACGGGCGGCTGCGGGTGGGCGCGGCCTCGGCGTACGTGCGCTGCGACGACGACGCGACCCTGGACGAGATCCTCGCCGACAAGCGGGCCGCCGGTCTCGGCCTGCGCCGGCTCGCGCCGACCGTGCTGGCCGCGCAGGCCGACCCGGCGGCGCTGCTGGAGGGGCTGCGCGGGATGGGGTTCGCGCCGGCCGCCGAGTCCGCCGCGGGCGATGTGCTGATCGCCCGTGCCGACGCCCGCCGCACGCCGCCGCGGGCGGCACCGGAGCCGGTTCCGGACGGTCCGCCGGTTCCCGACGACACGCTCCTGACGGCGGCGATCCGCGCCGTCCGGGCCGGTGACCTGGCCGCCACGGCCCCGCGCAAGCCGGGCGCCGGGAGCGAGGCGGGCGACGCCCCGGCGGCGGGCGGCCAACTGCCGCGCACGGCTGCCGCCGAGACCCTCGCCACCATGCAGGCGGCCGTCATGACCGGCGAGGCGCTGTGGATCGGCTACGTGAACGCCGAGGGCGCCGCCAGCCAGCGCGTCATCGCGCCGATCCGGGTCGAGGGCGGTTTCGTGACGGCGTACGACCACACGGCGGACGAGGTGCGCACGTATCCGCTGCACCGGGTCACCGGCGTGGCCGAACTCGCCGACGACGCCACGTGA
- a CDS encoding copper homeostasis protein CutC — MSKRAVLEVIALDVEDAVAAQAGGADRLELVTDMAADGLTPSAATVAAIRAAVDIDVRVMLRLADGFAAGDAERLARTAGQMREAGATQFVLGFLDADGDVDLGAVERVAGVLDGCRWTFHRAIDRAADRDALRKQLADFPGLDTYLTAGAAGGVDDGLTVLLAEARRRGEPGYEQQLLVGGGLRLDHVPGLLDAGIDGFHIGGAARPSGWSGPVSAAAVGEWRRVLGH, encoded by the coding sequence ATGAGCAAGCGTGCAGTCCTGGAGGTGATCGCCCTCGACGTCGAGGACGCGGTCGCCGCCCAGGCCGGAGGCGCGGATCGCCTCGAACTGGTCACCGACATGGCGGCCGACGGACTCACCCCGTCGGCCGCGACCGTCGCCGCGATCCGCGCCGCCGTCGACATCGACGTACGGGTGATGCTGCGGCTCGCGGACGGGTTCGCCGCAGGGGACGCCGAACGGCTGGCGCGGACCGCCGGTCAGATGCGGGAGGCCGGGGCCACCCAGTTCGTGCTCGGGTTCCTCGACGCGGACGGTGACGTGGACCTGGGCGCGGTGGAGCGGGTCGCCGGGGTGCTGGACGGTTGCCGGTGGACGTTCCACCGAGCGATCGACCGCGCCGCCGACCGGGACGCGCTGCGCAAGCAGCTCGCGGACTTCCCCGGGCTGGACACGTATCTGACCGCCGGGGCGGCCGGGGGTGTCGACGACGGACTGACCGTCCTGCTCGCCGAGGCGCGGCGGCGCGGGGAACCCGGCTACGAGCAGCAGCTCCTGGTCGGCGGCGGCCTGCGGCTGGACCACGTGCCCGGCCTGCTGGACGCGGGAATCGACGGCTTCCACATCGGCGGAGCGGCGCGGCCCTCCGGGTGGTCCGGGCCGGTGTCGGCGGCGGCGGTGGGGGAGTGGCGACGGGTGCTCGGGCACTGA
- a CDS encoding DNA repair helicase XPB, protein MNGPLIVQSDKTLLLEVDHERAGDCRRAIAPFAELERAPEHIHTYRVTPLGLWNARAAGHDAEQVVDALVEYSRYPVPHALLVDIAETMDRYGRLTLSKHPAHGLVLTTTDRPVLEEVLKSKRIAPLVGNRIDPDTVAVHPSERGQIKQTLLKLGWPAEDLAGYVDGEAHPIELAEDGWALRPYQKQAVENFWHGGSGVVVLPCGAGKTLVGAGSMAQAKSTTLILVTNTVSARQWKHELVKRTSLTEDEIGEYSGTRKEIRPVTIATYQVLTTKRKGVYPHLELFDSRDWGLVVYDEVHLLPAPVFKFTADLQARRRLGLTATLVREDGRESDVFSLIGPKRFDAPWKEIEAQGYIAPADCVEVRVNLTDSERLAYATAETEEKYRFCATTATKRKVTEAIVRRFAGQQILVIGQYIDQLDELGEHLGAPVIKGETSNAQREKLFESFRQGEISVLVVSKVANFSIDLPEATVAIQVSGTFGSRQEEAQRLGRVLRPKADGHQAHFYSVVARDTLDQDFAAHRQRFLAEQGYAYRIMDADELLAES, encoded by the coding sequence GTGAATGGTCCGCTGATCGTCCAGTCCGACAAGACCCTGCTCCTCGAGGTCGACCACGAGCGGGCCGGCGACTGCCGTCGTGCCATCGCGCCGTTCGCCGAACTGGAGCGGGCCCCGGAGCACATCCACACCTACCGGGTGACCCCGCTCGGCCTGTGGAACGCGCGCGCGGCGGGCCACGACGCCGAGCAGGTCGTGGACGCGCTCGTCGAGTACAGCCGCTACCCGGTCCCGCACGCGCTGCTCGTCGACATCGCCGAGACGATGGACCGCTACGGCCGCCTCACCCTCTCCAAGCACCCGGCGCACGGACTGGTCCTGACGACCACCGACCGGCCGGTGCTGGAGGAGGTCCTGAAGTCGAAGCGGATCGCTCCGCTGGTCGGCAACCGCATCGACCCCGACACGGTGGCCGTGCACCCCTCCGAGCGCGGGCAGATCAAGCAGACGCTGCTGAAGCTGGGCTGGCCGGCCGAGGACCTCGCCGGGTACGTCGACGGCGAGGCGCACCCGATCGAGCTGGCCGAGGACGGGTGGGCGCTGCGGCCGTACCAGAAGCAGGCGGTGGAGAACTTCTGGCACGGCGGCAGCGGTGTCGTCGTGCTCCCCTGCGGCGCCGGCAAGACGCTGGTCGGGGCGGGTTCGATGGCGCAGGCCAAGTCGACGACGCTGATCCTGGTCACCAACACCGTCTCCGCCCGGCAGTGGAAGCACGAGCTGGTCAAGCGGACCAGCCTGACCGAGGACGAGATCGGCGAGTACAGCGGGACCAGGAAGGAGATCCGGCCCGTCACCATCGCCACGTACCAGGTGCTGACGACGAAGCGGAAGGGCGTCTACCCGCACCTGGAGCTGTTCGACTCCCGGGACTGGGGTCTGGTCGTCTACGACGAGGTGCACCTGCTGCCGGCGCCGGTCTTCAAGTTCACCGCCGACCTCCAGGCCCGGCGGCGGCTCGGCCTGACCGCGACGCTCGTCCGCGAGGACGGCCGCGAGTCGGACGTGTTCTCCCTCATCGGCCCGAAGCGGTTCGACGCGCCGTGGAAGGAGATCGAGGCGCAGGGCTACATCGCGCCCGCCGACTGCGTGGAGGTCCGGGTCAACCTCACCGACTCCGAGCGCCTCGCGTACGCCACCGCCGAGACGGAGGAGAAGTACCGCTTCTGCGCGACGACCGCGACCAAGCGGAAGGTGACCGAGGCGATCGTGCGGCGCTTCGCCGGGCAGCAGATCCTCGTCATCGGCCAGTACATCGACCAGCTCGACGAACTGGGCGAGCACCTGGGCGCGCCGGTCATCAAGGGCGAGACGTCCAACGCCCAGCGGGAGAAGCTCTTCGAGTCCTTCCGCCAGGGCGAGATCAGCGTCCTGGTCGTCTCCAAGGTCGCGAACTTCTCGATCGACCTGCCGGAGGCGACGGTCGCCATCCAGGTGTCGGGCACCTTCGGGTCCCGGCAGGAGGAGGCCCAGCGCCTCGGCCGGGTGCTGCGCCCGAAGGCCGACGGCCACCAGGCGCACTTCTACTCGGTCGTCGCCCGCGACACGCTCGACCAGGACTTCGCCGCCCACCGGCAGCGCTTCCTGGCGGAGCAGGGCTACGCCTACCGGATCATGGACGCGGACGAGCTGCTGGCGGAGAGCTGA